In a genomic window of Pangasianodon hypophthalmus isolate fPanHyp1 chromosome 19, fPanHyp1.pri, whole genome shotgun sequence:
- the lft1 gene encoding lefty1 — protein sequence MASVLASCFLCALVLALTEAFTHDDMKDALLKKLGLDQVPQIHKRDLENLVVPAHIKNKYVSMLKLHHQRRRRSLPSLAGILRGIPGNADISGELVYSDTTRQRVVFEMNSRIPANSEVTMAELKLYKKAPHKRSMPERKGQRPVNNARVSIYWVEVLGNGSNRTSLVDSRLIPIHESGWKSFDVTQAVHYWSKSEQNAPMHLEVWIEGERPGSYAAEMAKSVQFTTQEPSDILGKPELVLYTLNLEEFGSHGDCEPNRSKELCCREEYFINFRALTWTQYWVIEPAGYQAFRCAGGCRQPQRGLYPYGQRKCAVVESAPLPMMYLVKKGDYTEIEVAEFPNMIVEKCGCAMDNTSLV from the exons ATGGCGTCTGTTCTTGCCTCCTGCTTCCTCTGCGCGCTCGTTCTGGCACTGACAGAAGCCTTTACGCACGACGACATGAAGGACGCCCTGCTGAAAAAACTAGGACTCGACCAGGTGCCTCAGATTCATAAGCGGGACCTGGAGAACCTGGTGGTGCCAGCGCACATTAAGAACAAGTACGTGTCCATGCTGAAGCTTCACCACCAAAGGAGGCGCCGCTCTCTTCCCAGTTTGGCAGGGATTTTACGCGGCATCCCGGGTAACGCAG ACATCTCTGGAGAACTGGTGTATTCTGACACGACGCGTCAGCGCGTGGTGTTCGAGATGAACTCAAGGATTCCAGCCAACAGCGAGGTGACCATGGCCGAGCTGAAGCTGTACAAGAAAGCGCCACACAAGCGATCCATGCCCGAGAGGAAGGGGCAGAGGCCTGTGAACAACGCGCGAGTCAGCATTTACTGGGTGGAGGTGCTCGGGAACGGCTCGAACCGCACTTCCCTCGTCGACTCCAG GTTGATTCCCATCCATGAATCAGGCTGGAAGAGCTTCGATGTCACGCAGGCTGTACATTACTGGTCCAAGAGTGAGCAGAACGCACCCATGCACCTGGAGGTGTGGATCGAGGGCGAGAGACCCGGCAGTTACGCAGCGGAAATGGCCAAGAGCGTTCAGTTTACCACTCAGGAGCCGAGCGACATACTGGGCAAACCCGAGCTCGTCCTCTACACACTTAACCTTGAAGAGTTTGG TTCACACGGTGACTGCGAGCCGAACAGGAGTAAGGAGCTGTGCTGCCGTGAGGAGTACTTCATTAACTTCCGCGCTCTGACCTGGACGCAGTACTGGGTGATCGAGCCCGCGGGTTATCAGGCGTTCCGCTGTGCGGGGGGCTGCAGGCAGCCGCAGCGCGGGCTTTACCCGTACGGCCAGAGGAAGTGCGCGGTGGTGGAGAGCGCCCCGCTGCCCATGATGTACCTGGTGAAAAAGGGCGATTACACCGAAATCGAAGTGGCCGAATTTCCGAACATGATCGTGGAGAAGTGCGGCTGCGCCATGGACAACACTTCCCTTGTGTAA